A region of the Littorina saxatilis isolate snail1 linkage group LG12, US_GU_Lsax_2.0, whole genome shotgun sequence genome:
gtctgtttctggtcacccgaccgaccctaaatttcggcgccgaccctaaactttttttttccaaactcaaaatttttttatttttttttggtggtaaaggacagggtgagaaaatgaacaacaaaaacgtgtgaaaacgaaagtccgctgacgatttgtaaatgtgttgagtgtcttgtctctatgtatagtgaatccagtctctttgcgcgatttttaaagttagttttattggtctacatttggggtaaaaaaaattaaaaaaaaaaaaaaaaaaaaaaatcccgacctaccgaccctatcttttttagccatgttaccagaaacagacaattttttttttttggcctaatgaaaATATCCACATTTCAGTTTTGGTGAGCAAAGAACTGCTGAAAACATGTGCTGTTATTGCTGTCAGATATGCAGCCTTCTGTGTAGGGTTATGTTTTAAGATCTCTGTTCGACTGTTGCAGACTTACcgtgttgttgcttttttgtttgttttgtttgtttacaatttcGGAAAAAGAATTCTTTGAAGAAAGACGTTTTTTAAGTCAGAGAAAAAGCTAGTTCAAGAGCACACAATTTATCatgttttattcaaaacttTAAAAAGATCAGCATGCAGCTGATGAGAAAGTCATCTCTTTTGTCAGGTCTTCACGAGGGTGTGCGCCACACTGAATGCAGACATTATGAACTGTGTGCCCAATAGTCGTGAGGTACTTCTAGACCAGCTGAATAGGGAGGAGAATGTACAGCTGGGCATTGATGAGCAGCAACACTTCACACTGGAGGCCTCCCTGGCAACGATCTCCCGCGTTCACAACCGTCTTAAAGACCTCCTCAACCTCCCAGAATGCACCAGGCTTCACTTGTCGTCCCAGCCTGTGGAGCCGCCGCAAAAAGCGACAGAAGAGAGGGGAGTGTCCTGCCGGCTGTTGCTGCCATTTGTGTCATCTAAAGGTCGGCGTATCAAGATGCCAAGTTACTTGCCGGCTGTGATGAATGACAATGACCCTTTTGATTCGGACGACTCGGACAAGCCAGTGAAAGCCACACGTTCAAAGAGGAAGGGTCGTCCTAGGAAGGTACAGAGGATCAGCTCTCTGGTTCACTTGAAGGATTTACCAGGTTATAGTAATGTTGAGCAGCCAGCAGACTTCTCTGCAAGTGTTGAAGATAATCCTAGTGGTAGCAATGAAAGAGGTGTGGTGGAGCCGTTGGGTCAAAGGGAAACTTCTGCAGTAAATGGCACTGATCTTCAGGGCAACTGTGAAAATATTCTTGACGCCTCGCAGCGGCCAGGAGGTTggtttttatgtgtttgtttctctttttttttctctgcaaataattttttttcttcagtaagtttcattttttttatctgaatTTAGCCTTTATTAAAATCCCAAACAGATTGATTGCTGAAATTCCAAAATCAAAACTCAAAACCAATACAGGTTAATAAATGGAGCATTTAATAAAGTACTTTATGTAATATTCTTTGTTTATTTAACTTTAAATGATCAAGTGAAGCTGATGTTGTCTTTTGGCTATTTCAAAAGTCTTAGCTTGTGTATATTGGCAGCCTTAGATGCTGCTAATGCTATAGAGATGAGAAAGCTTTCAAAAAACCTGTTGGAGTGTATTCTTTTTTGTAGAAGGATCATGTTATCATTGTCTGTATTAAAGTAACATTGTACAACTACAAGCGACCCTGTCAGTTTAAAAGTCAAGTGCTCTTTCACAAACTGTCTTTGCAGTGTTGAGAAAAACCAGACCATTGACAAACGCCTCCCAAGCTACTCGCATGCGGCGTATCTATGAGGGGAgagtcaagttcaagtttttcTGCGACAAGTGTTCCTTTAAATCCAAGCGGGAGAGTCACTACAGGAAACACGCGAAGCTACACGAGGCAGGAGGCGCAGATATTCATAGCTGCACGGAGTGTGACTTTAAGACAATTCGTCTGAGTCACTTGCAGCGGCATAAACTGTTACATAAGAGTTCCTTGCTGAAGTGCAACTTGTGCGGCTACATGACGGACAGCAATCACATGCTGCTGAAACACCTGAAACTCAAACACCCTAACGGAAGGAACAGCTCAGCTTCTCAACAGCAGGTGACATGTCTTTTTATTGTTTGGTGGATTGATTGATGGGCTTGTTTGTTTCCAGTGCAGCTTTTTTCTAATTTCTGTTTGTATAATGGGAGAGTTTGCtcgagttacctcccttcaccTGGACCTTTTTTGTGAATCTGTACGACCTGTCACGATGGTTATCTGCTTGGAAATCATTTGACAATGTGTTTCTGCTTGCGCGGCTGCAAGGGTAGAACAATGAAACTAAAAGTTTTCTGTAATTGGATTGAATAGTACAGCTTGTGCATGCAACTGGAAAAGGCAAGGCCCCCGTTTGTTTATGCAGTTTAGTGTTTATGATAGCATGGATAAGTGCTTGTATTGAATCACACTTTGGCCTCCAGTGAGCAGCAGATAAAATTAAGCAGATGTAAAACACAATTTCTTTAATTTGGCAAACTCTCTCATTCAAAAATATGTATCATGATCTCCTCATCTATCTGAATCCATCGTTCTGACATACTGTACACTGTGTTTCTATATCTGTTCTCctttgttcttctttctttcccAGATTCGCTCTCTTTTTTCATGTCCTTGCATCCCCAccttttcctttctttccatTCACTGCCTTTGTGTCTCCTGTGCTTGCCCAAGAGTATGTACATGTGGTTAGCAGATAAGGAAAAAATCCtttcatatttcttttctttctttcctcagtcttttcttccttttgttttttctttctttctctttaatGCCAAGGTGTTAGGGACTCTGTCACACCAACTCTCTATCAATGTCTCATTGTctcctccccttcccccccctctctctgtctctctctttcattctgtACTTGCCCTAATGTATTCTGTTACATCACCAGAAGAAAAGCTGCCAGTAACCCAAGAAAATGTTGCACTAACAGTAGTTAGAACTTCTTGTTCTCCTTCAACAAGAATCACTAACAGTGATGTGTCCCGTCTTTCAGTTGTTCCGATGTGAAGTGTGCGGCCACTCCTCTTCAAACCAGAACTACTTCACACGACACTTGCTGAGACACGCCCGTGATTCCAACACCGCCACCGCGGCTGGGCCAGACGGCTTTCAGTGCCCAGATTGCAACAAGACTTTCCAGCGCAGGGTGCACTTTGCTCGACACGTGCGGGACGTTCACGGGCCTCAGTTACGGCCGCATCTGTGTGACATTTGCGGCAAGTCGTTCAAGCGGCCAGATGCGTTGCAGCAGCACAAGATGGTACACACCTCGCAGGCCAGTCGCTCCTACCAGTTCCACTGTAACAAGTGCAACAAGGGATTTCGCTCGCAGGTAACATTTTTCCCTGTTGGGTCTTTGCAGACTGCTGTAAAGGAAACTTTtgtgaggggaaggggggggggggggggaggatggcAGGGATTTAGGAATATAAAAAGAATATGGAATAAAGGGTGATTAAAAGAGAAGGTGGGGGGAGTGGTTATCAATATTTTGCACACATTTCAACTTGCATGAGTAAACCTGAGGCAATGAGAGGGGCAGAGATAGATTAGAAATATTGAAGACGGGCAcatagcctagtggttaggacattgttcagggttcgaatcccagctgtgcctggttggttaagggtggagatttctCAGATCTCCCAAGTCAACTTATGGGCAGtctgcagacctgctggtgccttacCCGCCTTCGTGTgtgcatgcaagcacaagaccaagtatgcacgaaaaagattctgtaatctatgacagagttcggtggattattgaaaaacaaaaaatcccaGTGTGCATCCTCCAGAATgcttaaatggggggggggggggggggggggggggggggatgatggcCATACATTTAAAAGTCCTCTTATGCCTACAAGTGTATgagggagttgcagcccatgaatgtaggagaaaaaaaagaaaacatattctgacttaaaaaaagaaaacacaccagtaaccaggttaggtacgtttatatctatatatatgtattctgacTTAATCAGAAACTAGGAAAGATGTTTCGTTTTCTTCTCAAAAGCAGGTTGTATAACTGTGTGTTTTGCTCTGTGTATACCCTCCCCTCCAGTTTTCCCATTGCATTTTACTTTTTGTAAATACATTAACCTAAAGGAAAGCTAAACTTTTCTGCTATACAAATTCTTTTTCCCCTCACTTCCATGCTTTTTGTTCTCATAGTGTCaagtacagtgggaccccccttttaaaaagagggtcttaaaaaagaggaagtcttgaaatgggggtaattttacagagattatgaacagaaagtctgagaaaacaaggtcttaaaaatgaggtagtcttaaattgggggtaattttacagagattatgaacagaaagtctgagaaaacaaggtcttaaaaatgaggtagtcttaaattgggggggggggggggggtcttataaAAAGGGGGTTTCACTTTACATTATTTTTTTAGGGGGCCCGGTAACCCAGTTGGTAgaccactggacttgtgatcggaaggtcgcaggttcgaattcgggccgggacggacacgggtcaactaaATGTGCAGACCctgagacggaagccatgtcccacccccgtgtcaccacaatggcacgtaaaagatcttggtcattctgccataagtgcagatggctgattccacctaaacacgcatacacttgtgtatctcgtcaaaagccatGAGGGTGTAAatctcgaatcatataacccatatcttgtccttgagaggcgaaatatttagcctgcaggacataaagcattctctctttcctttttacattatttttatGTTCTTCTCTTCGTCACAGGCCCACCTGAAAGAGCACTCCACCATGCATTCCACAGAACGTCCGTTCCTGTGCCAATACTGCGGTTCATCCTTcaagactcagtcagtgcagcgCAAGCACATTGTCAGCCTGCACCTCAAACCTCGCTCTCACCCCTGCGACCTGTGCGCCAAGAAGTTCAACACGCCGTACGCCCTGCgtagacacacacgcacgcacgaggCCGAAGCACAGCGACTTTGTGCGGCTGCCCAGAATTCCTCCCAGGTGACTGTACACCTGGGAATGGAGGAGGATGGTGCTGCTCACTTGGAACAGGTTggtataataataatgaacacttattaATTGCCCCTTCTCaccagagctcacggcgatgtacaatagcaaactgcacacataaacacgcatgcacgcacacacacaccacacacacacacacgcacacaccacacacacacacacacacacacacacacacacacacacacacacacaccaccttaTTGTCGCGCTATGTTAACGCTCACTGTCAGATTAAACTGGTCAGTTTATGACACTCACTGTCGTCATCTACATACTCGGTCTATAAACCCAGTACTCTCACTGTAGCTCAGTATATAGATCCCTCAATGCTGAGCGTTAACCTTCACAGCGAATATACATTAATTGAACCAATCAGAACGGAGAGATCTGACTAACTACTGCGCGACCACGTTCGACTCAAACCGAAAAGCATCTGCATGTGGcctacattttttttgttctaGCATTTCTACAATATTTTAGCATGTTGTATTGCGTTTGAAGCCTAGAAAAAGAAGGGAgttatggtgcatttttgaaacAAGCGAGTGAAAGAGCGGATAACCACAGGATTTCGTGCTTTTTACTTTCGTGACTCGCACGCTTCGAAACGtgcatcataactcccttattttaTCATATTTGTGGCTCAAAACTTAGTATaacgtgagaaaatactgtgaagatactaaaacaacaacagcattacATGCACATAGGCCTACTTTAGTTTTAGGTCGGGACTGGTCGCTCTGTAATTAGTCAGAGCGGAAGTGAGCCACAGTGAGAGCTTTGAATGTACTTTCGATTCAATGACAATTGTCTGCATAATCAAGTAATCCCTACTGCGGCCAGTTCGTTTGTATTCAGTTACGAACACGGAACTAACCGCCAAGTTGGTTCTACtacatttaatttgttttgcttttctaAATTGAGGCAAACCTACTGACAACAAAAAGGACTTTAGTCTGGTAAATGGGATGTTAGGTGGTTGTCCCATAAATAAATTCTACGTTACTACGGCAAAATGGCAAGCAGTGGTCTATATTTACATATGTGCCATGAGTCAGTGTTTGGTATATGgtggtaacacacacacacttaagcatagcaaggcggtataacacaaacactcagcaGAACCAGGCgccataacacacacactcccctgcAGACTTCAGAATAAGGCGGTATAAAACACACATTCACCAGAACCAGgctgtatgacacacacaatatgtAGAGAGACTAAGGCGGTATAACataaacattcaacagaacaaggcggtatttaaaacaaacacacaacagaacaaggcggtgtGACACAAACACTTAACAGAACAATTAAGGCGGtataacaaaaacactcaacagaacaaggccgtataacacaaacactcaacagaacaaggcgatatgacacacacaatctgtagagagactgaggcggtataacataaacattcaacagaacaaggtggtataacacaaacactcaacagaacaaggtggtgataacacaaacactcaacagaacaaggcggtataacacaaacactcaacagaacaaacctgtatgacacacacaatctgtagcaagactgaggcggtataacataaacattcaacataacaaagcggtataacacaaaccaactcaacagaacaaggcggtataacacaaacactcaacagaacaaggcga
Encoded here:
- the LOC138981591 gene encoding uncharacterized protein; its protein translation is MNSQTDSEQEDGLINQTDDGAANNSSNTVNLAVPPGFTLATLCSTSGLEVEGQSSTIQAAGNENLSIVHSNVSLSELMNPVPVTSSLTSPAINQQLQWGTLGNQNAIITFHTVPFLEGGQEIAISETCMPANVDLTSSDHASLVQSLIAQGIPVKTEDPVDKISSVDTGQLIDLASPSVAPGFMGQELAVVPSHLASTQGENEAGPSSLDPVVVAPLQTTETTPVFTDDTHVFTRVCATLNADIMNCVPNSREVLLDQLNREENVQLGIDEQQHFTLEASLATISRVHNRLKDLLNLPECTRLHLSSQPVEPPQKATEERGVSCRLLLPFVSSKGRRIKMPSYLPAVMNDNDPFDSDDSDKPVKATRSKRKGRPRKVQRISSLVHLKDLPGYSNVEQPADFSASVEDNPSGSNERGVVEPLGQRETSAVNGTDLQGNCENILDASQRPGVLRKTRPLTNASQATRMRRIYEGRVKFKFFCDKCSFKSKRESHYRKHAKLHEAGGADIHSCTECDFKTIRLSHLQRHKLLHKSSLLKCNLCGYMTDSNHMLLKHLKLKHPNGRNSSASQQQLFRCEVCGHSSSNQNYFTRHLLRHARDSNTATAAGPDGFQCPDCNKTFQRRVHFARHVRDVHGPQLRPHLCDICGKSFKRPDALQQHKMVHTSQASRSYQFHCNKCNKGFRSQAHLKEHSTMHSTERPFLCQYCGSSFKTQSVQRKHIVSLHLKPRSHPCDLCAKKFNTPYALRRHTRTHEAEAQRLCAAAQNSSQVTVHLGMEEDGAAHLEQVNADGAVVAVDTGDGLAVQQQTLVQDVMATGMEESLEQGDGLQTQYIVQGNETATALFYLTGSL